The following is a genomic window from Candidatus Bathyarchaeota archaeon.
ATCTATCGTTATTTCTTGACTTAGTTTCTTTACTGAAAAACAAGCAAAACTATCTTTATTTTCAGAGGTAAAACTGACCTTTGTGGACATCCGTGTAAGTTCTGGAAGCGGGGTTCTTGTGTAATTCAAATAGTAACGTTCATCGTCTTCAGTAGAGTTGAAAGGAAAGTCGTTGGGCTCGTATTCTGTGTTTTTAGGCAAGACGACATTGACATTGCATGTTGAAGCATTTTGAGCAAGGCTTGGATATACAGGAAAATCGGCTGTGAATACATATTTCGTGGTTGCATTCACGACTTTTGTTGAGGAATCAATGAGATTTGAAAATGCGAATACTACTGTAAAAGTGTAAGGTTGTCCATTGTAAAGCAGGTCGCGCACTTTATTGGGAAAAGCTATAGTTACACCGTAATAGCCTATTACTCCCAAACCTGTGTTTAAGGTTACATCCAACCGATCATCGAAGTTTGTAGCATTGTAAGCCATAGAATAATGAAGGTTTGCTCTGTATTCTAGTGGGAATCCTATTGAGAAGTTTTCTACCGTGGCATTTTCAGTTACTGGAGATATTTTTACTGTGTCGTTGATGAGGAGATACCCTCCATAGATAGGTTCTACTATGTGGTCTATCTTGTCGACTTGGATTTGCGAAGGCGAAGTTGCATACGTGTTATGCGGAACGAGTAAGGTAATTGAGGCGACTGGGAGGATGAATATTAGCAGGAACAGCGTTGCTTTTTTCAAGTTGGGTGCCTCTTGGATTAGTCTTCCGTATTTATTACGGATTATCCTTATTTACTTTCCTTTATTTAGTCTTTAGAAAATCTGTTAATCTTTTATCTTTTAAGTCTACGTAGCAGTTTATGCGCTTGGTAAGGTTTGCACCAATGATTCGTTCTAGGTTTGATGAAAAACGAATTTTAATGTCTCTTCTTGATTGAATTATCCTCTTGGCAGTTTTAGGCCCAATGTAAGGTATTCTTACTATTTCGCTATAGCTTGCTGTGTTTAGGTCTATGGGGAACATGTCTAAGTTTGCTTTTGCAATTGCTAATTTTGGGTCAGTGTTTGGCAAGAAACCCTTATCGTTTACTATTGGAGCAAAATCATTAGCCTTGAACTTATAGTTCCTTATTAGAAAAGAGATTTGATATAAGCGATGTTCTCTTGAAGGAGGGCAAAAATCCCGTTTTTCTAGCGGTGTTTGAGGAACTGGTTCAAAGTCGCTGTAACAACTCTCTTTAGCTCCATTCTTTCGTATAGCCATTCTGTAGCTTGAATGTATTGCCAATCATTGTCGTCCACTGTGTTGCCAATCATCTGGGTGTCGACACCAGATTTCACGCAGCCGCAGACTGGCATGTAGGTTTTTGTTCTTGCGCTTTTTGCTTCTGCAACTATTCACTCCATACGTTTCAAAACTGCTTCTTTGAAGCCGCCCTTATCTGCGCATATTTCACTGAAGATTTGCTTGTTTGAAGCTTCAAGGTTAATGCCGATGCGGTCCGAAAGTTCTGCAGCTTGTTTTATGAGATGCTTGCTCGCGCCAGGCATGATTCTCATGTGGATATAACCTGTGTATCCTTTGCTTCTGAGGGTTTGAAGGGGTTCTACCTGTTTTTCGGTTATATAGTCAGGGTCTTTGATTATGGAGCTTGTGAGAAAGAGACCACGGATTTTTCTTTCTTTCCACAAATGCATGGTGACATTGGCGAGTTTTTGAGGGTTCCATGTAATTCTTGTGCATTTTCTTTGTGCACGGAATAGGCAGTATGCGCAGTTGTTTTGACAGTTGCTTGTGTAAAGTGTCTTGAGTAATGGTATGCATTTTCCGCGGGCAGCTGCTTCGTATATGGGGACTGATGTGCGGTCAAATTCTGCGCCTAATTTGAGCATGTGCCATTTGTCTCGTTTTTTAAAAGAGCTGGCCACTGCTTTTTACCAGTCTATGCCTTTTGGTTTCTTAAGGAAAATGGTTTTTCACAATGGTTTTGTTTATTTTTGAGAAAGGACTATTGCTTACTTTAAAGTAGTATCCTTCTTCTTTTTTAGGTCCGAAGCTTCGAACGCCTTTTTTTCGAAGTTGTTGTCGTAGTTTTTGGGCGTGGTTGTGAGGTATTTCGCCGCGGTTTTCCATGTAGGTGATTATTTCTTCTGCTTGTTGTTTGGTGTCGCATCGGCGGAGGAAATCGATTATGTCTGGGTTGTAGTTGGAAAGGTTTTTCTGTGCTGCTGCTGTTTTCTCAGCGGCTTTTCGGTCAGAGCGTACAGAGTTAATTGTAACCTTCTGTTTACCAACATTCACTTCTTTTGTGAGATTTGGAAACATCTTTTTGAAATGGTCTTCGTCGATTTCCATGATGTGCTATACCCAACTTCTTTTTCTGAAGTTCTTCAAGTTTCCTATGAAAGAACAAGTATTTAACGACTATTGCACGTGTGTTCTGTGCTTAGACGAGACCATTTGCTTGGGTCCTAATGGATGGTCAGTGAGAATTATTCTGAGCAGTGTGTGTCACTTATAGATTTCTCTAGAGTTTGTTTGAGTGTAAATAGGCCTCTGATGGGTTATGCTCTGGTTTGTGCCTCTCTACCTAGTATTCGTAGATCCGTGAGTATTTCTTGTTTAGATATTCGAAGTAGGGTTTGACGTTTATTTGCTCGCCAGTGATTTTTTTGATGAGGGCTGTTGGGTCATAAAGGTTTCCGTAGTAGTGAACGTTCTCTGTTAGCCACTTTTTAACGTCGTGAAAGTTGCCTTTTGCAATTTGGTCTCTCCAGTTGGGCATGGTTTTCTCCAGAATGATGAGGAGTTGTCCACTATATATGTTGCCTAGCGCGTAGGTTGGGAAATAGCCGAAGTAGCCACTGGCCCAGTGTATGTCTTGCATGACGCCTTCGGAGTCGTTTTCTATATCCATACCTAGATACTCTTTGTATTTTTGGTTCCAAACCTCAGGAAGGTCAGCTACAGTGATTTTGTCTGCTATCAATTCACGTTCAATCTCAAAACGGATAATTACATGAAGACAGTAAGTAACTTCGTCTGCCTCAACACGAATCTTTGAAGGCCTAACTCGGTTTATAGCTCGAACGAAATCGTCCAAAGCTACATCGGAAAAAGTGTTATCTGTGAGTTCTTTAAGTTTTGGGAAAAAGTAGATCCAGAATTCGCGTGATCGTCCAACTATGTTTTCCACGAACCGTGACTGAGACTCGTGGAATCCTAGAGAACAACCAGTACCTACTGGCTGATAAATCCATTCTGGCTTCAAGTTCTGTTCGTAAATGGCGTGACCGCCCTCGTGCAATACAGAAAACAGAGAGGACACTATATTATCTTCATAGTAGTGAGTTGTGATCCGCACGTCATCGTAATAACCCGTAGTAAAGGGGTGCTCGGTCTCATCTATTCTACCTCCGGCTTTTGGAGACTCCACGTCATATCCAATGAACCTGACGAGTTCGTTAGAAATCTTGTATTGAACGTCCAAAGGAACTTTGCGCTTTAGGAATGACGTGTCGGGTTGCTTCGGTGCACTTAAACATTTATTTAAAATCGAGACCAGCCCTTCCTTCAGCTCTCCAAAAACTTGGGCAATCATCCCAGCGGTCATTTTAGGCTCAAATATGTCTATGAGGGCATCGTAAGGTGTTTTGGTAGCTTTTACTTGCATAAGGATTGCTGCGGCTTTCTTTCTTAGCTCAAGAAGCTTCTCAAGTTCCGGCTTGAACATGGAGAAGTCTTTAGCAACTTTTGCCTTCTTCCAAACATCGATGGTGATGGCTTGTTGTTTTGCGGTCTCTACAACGAGTTCTTCTGGAAGTTTGGTCTGTTCATCGTAGAACTTCCTGATTAGATACACGTTTCTTTTCTGCAACTCGTTTAAGCTTTGATAGTCTTGATGCTTTTCAATTCTTGATAGTAAGGTTTCAATTTCAGGGTCCGTACTCTTTCTGTGTTCAATTTGACTGAGCATGGCTAATTGCTGACTTCGCAGATTGATAGCTTTCGGGGGCATCTTCGTCTCCATGTCCCAATGGACGATTGACTCAATCGTTTGAAGAATTGTTAACTCTTTAGCCTTTGCCATTAGTTTGTCATAATTAGACTTCAATGTGTCTGGCATTTTCGCCATACTAATCGCCGCAGACGGAATATCTACTTCGACAATATATGGCTTACGTGTACCTCCTAAGCAAATTATCGCCAAAACCCCATATGTCTTTCAATACTAGAGGTTTTGGCGCCCTGGCCGGGACTTGAACCCGGGTCGGGCGGGCGACAGCCGCCTATACTAGACCGGACTATACTACCAGGGCACCTATTCCTAAAAGAAAAAAGGCTTCTACTTAAATTTTTCATAGGCGATCTCGATGCATTTGGTCTCAAATTTTTGTCCACGACAACTAAGCACCTGTTGGAGACAATTGTACGCTCCTTTCCCATATTAGCTCTTGGGTAAACAGCACCGTCTGAGCATTTGTATAAATAAACCGTAACAGTCCTCACTTTTCACTTGTGAATAATTTCTATATGCACAAAGTTTAGCTCCGTCGGACAGAAGAAAGGTTAGAGAAGAATACCCGTAAGTATTTCTGATGGATGTGACAACTCGTTCTATCGCCTCCTCAACTCCATTGTAACTATTCTCAATCCTTGAATCAGCAATCGAAAGGATCGTTCGCTGCTGAAGGCATGTTCTCTCTCTCACCTTCACCTTTAACGTGAAGATCATAGATAGTGCCATTGTGGCGAAAGACCATTTCCTTTGAGTGAAAGGCAATGTGTCCTCCAACCCTCGATGCAAAAACCATTATATTGCCACTTCATGGTAAAGTTAGTATCTAAAAAGAGGAAACAGTAACTTGTCTCTTGAAAAACTTGCCCAGAAAGGGATAATTTAACATTAAGGCATGGAAGCTTAATCTGGGCACCTATTTAAAAAGAATAGTCCTCCAGTTTCTTAGAGTGATGCAAACCTTATCATTCTTTCTTGACATGTCGCAGCGCGCGCAGCCACAAGGCACCCCAAATCACCATAAAAACGATTACTGCCCAAAACATGATGATAAGCAACTGTACCGCGGAGACAGCCATATTTTCAAACATACTTCATCAATAAAAACACTGTTGAAGCATCGTAAAAGCGAAGTTCCGTCGTTGAAATGCTCAAAACTTCGAGATAATTCGGTTAAGATATATTACCATCTGCGTAGTAACCCATTTATTACTCTGGACCATATACCATTGCTTGAACGCCCACATAGGAGAAAGGAGAAGGCGTTAAAGAGCTGAGAGGAAGGTTTCCTATCCCTCCTAACCTCCTCTTGGTAATGATCAACCAAATCATTTTTGTGGTTCTTTTTGCATATCTTTGATAGCTAAAAAGCAGTGAATATTAAAAGGAGAACTATTTCGTAGGCATTATGAAGTTTATTTGCGAAGGTTCAGACGGTGAAGCAGAGATGTTGGTTTTTCCCTTCTTTTTCTTTCATCACGTCAACTAAGGCATGAAAAATCATATAATTTTCCGAAGATGGCTCTGCTGTTTTCTTCTTTTTTCTCAACGATTTTCTCCATTGTTATTCTTCACAACTTTGTCTATCAATTATGTTTCATATGGAAAATATGTCGAGGTGAACAATATCTGTTGTAGAGCACGTATATGGACGGTGGCGAGCCCGTCGGGAATTGAACCCGAGACCCCCGGGTTAAAAGCCCGGTGCTTTGGACGCTTGGTGCGCTATCCTTGCTGAGCTACGGGCCCGTTGGTTTCACAATTAAAGCCAAACTTGACATTCTTTAAGTTTTTGTTGTCTTCCATACGTCAAGTTTTGAGAAAAATAGAAATTAACCCTATAAGTAACTTACTGCAAGGAGGCTACATGTTTGAAACGCCTTTTGAAAGAGCTAACCAGCGAGAAGGCGCCTGGCCCTAGACCTTCCTTTTCGGTAGTTCATGTTGTCAAAGCGCTTGAGCTGATTTCGAAAAGACCTATTGGCAGAAATAAGCTTTCAAAAGAGCTAGCTTTAGGTGAAGGGGCAACACGAACATTAATTCAACGGTTGAAAAATTATGGCCTAATCAAGGTAGATCGGACGGGTTGCATTTTCTCAAAAAGAGGTGAAAAGTTGTGGAACGCTTTGTACGCAATCTTTCCTCGAAAAGTTTTCTTGGATAGAAGCGGGTTGACACTTGCAGCGTTCAACGTTGCCGTATTAGTTAAAGGATGCGGTAGCAAGGTTAAGCTTGGGATGAAACAACGAGACGCTGCTCTTTTGATGGGTGCAAAGGGAGCGACAACTCTTGTCTTAAAAGGTGGTAAACTGATGGTTCCTCCAGAGTACCGTGGAGTTGCTGAAGATTTTCCGAATATTTATAGAAAGCTCATGGGCTCGTTAGAACCTGAAGAGGATGACGCCATTATTATTGGCAGTGCAGATACTTTGGAGAAAGCTGAGTACGGTGCTCTAGCGGCGGCGTTGAGCATCCTAAACAACCACAATGTCCCTAGTGGGTAAATTTGTCCCCACCAGCGAAGATGCGTTCCAACATTGCATTTAAGTTTGTCATTCCATCATTGGTTTTTGCTGAAACAGGAATCAAAGGAAAGCGAAGCCCCAACCTGTAAATCGCGTGCATTATGTCACGGCTTAACAGACGCTGAGTACCTTTTAATTTCTCTTCAATATTCATTTCTAGCATCTTTGGATTCGAGGACCAATCTACAATGCTGTCAACTTTTTCTTGCGGCAGAAGGTCACTTTTTGACAGCACGTGAACTTGGGGCATTAGGAAACGGTTGTAAACTGCAGCTGAGAGGAAGAGGTTTGAAACATAGTTTATTGAGCTAAGCGAAAACACCGGATCGAAAAGATAAACTATGGCTTTTGGTTCTTTAGTTAGTTCTTCTGCAATGTATTGTCCACTGGCTCTGAAAGCAAAAAGCTCCATCTGCCCCGGCGTGTCAACTAAAACCAAATCTGCGTTAAGCTCTTCAGTCTCTCTACTCAACGTTTCCATTTTCTCTGCAATGAGGTCAGCAGCCAAAATCAAAGCTCCATTTGGTCCTAAACAATACTCTTCCATTAAACTCGCGATATTCACGTAGTCTCTTATGTCCAAGTCAGGAGTGTATGGTAATGCCACCACGCCTGGGTCTAAGTTTATGGTTGCTACATCTTGTTTTGCCATGTTTAGCCATTCCGAGAAAGCTGAGGTAAGAAGACTTTTGCCTGACCCTGCCGTGCCTATAACAAACACAACGAACACAGAATTCACCTACACATAATCAGCCTAGAAACTACGTTCCTACTTATTTCCTTTCTTTTGGAAATGGGTGCTTCAGGAATCCGGGTCTGCAATCATCTTTGAGTCAGAATCTAGCCTGCTCCCTCATCGCAACCAAGAAGAAAATAGTACTTGAGAAACAAAAGCCTTTTCTATCTAGCAAAGCATCAAAATTTTTTTGGCTTAGCGATTTTGGATTTTCCACTTTTTGCTTTAACCATTTCTAAAAGCTGTATTAACGCTCTGTCAACTCGCTTCTTTGCTGTCTCAGCGTCTTCTGCCATAGTAGAGAGATGCAACTCTATTTTTGGCTTTTTCTCGGCACCCATGGGATGAGACTTGATATAAATGTAAGGATTATCATGCATAACATGATCTATTAAAGGTGCCATCTCCGACTCCAAAACCCCTACGACGTATAGACTTGTTTCAAAAAACGTCAGGTTACCTGCCGCATCTTCAAGAATAGGCAAAAGGGAGTTTTCAAAAATGGCCCTCATTTCCGAGGGAATTCCAGGCAACGCAAAAACAGTAACACTGTTG
Proteins encoded in this region:
- a CDS encoding helix-hairpin-helix domain-containing protein, with protein sequence MAIHSSYRMAIRKNGAKESCYSDFEPVPQTPLEKRDFCPPSREHRLYQISFLIRNYKFKANDFAPIVNDKGFLPNTDPKLAIAKANLDMFPIDLNTASYSEIVRIPYIGPKTAKRIIQSRRDIKIRFSSNLERIIGANLTKRINCYVDLKDKRLTDFLKTK
- a CDS encoding DUF2095 family protein, encoding MEIDEDHFKKMFPNLTKEVNVGKQKVTINSVRSDRKAAEKTAAAQKNLSNYNPDIIDFLRRCDTKQQAEEIITYMENRGEIPHNHAQKLRQQLRKKGVRSFGPKKEEGYYFKVSNSPFSKINKTIVKNHFP
- a CDS encoding carboxypeptidase M32 encodes the protein MAIICLGGTRKPYIVEVDIPSAAISMAKMPDTLKSNYDKLMAKAKELTILQTIESIVHWDMETKMPPKAINLRSQQLAMLSQIEHRKSTDPEIETLLSRIEKHQDYQSLNELQKRNVYLIRKFYDEQTKLPEELVVETAKQQAITIDVWKKAKVAKDFSMFKPELEKLLELRKKAAAILMQVKATKTPYDALIDIFEPKMTAGMIAQVFGELKEGLVSILNKCLSAPKQPDTSFLKRKVPLDVQYKISNELVRFIGYDVESPKAGGRIDETEHPFTTGYYDDVRITTHYYEDNIVSSLFSVLHEGGHAIYEQNLKPEWIYQPVGTGCSLGFHESQSRFVENIVGRSREFWIYFFPKLKELTDNTFSDVALDDFVRAINRVRPSKIRVEADEVTYCLHVIIRFEIERELIADKITVADLPEVWNQKYKEYLGMDIENDSEGVMQDIHWASGYFGYFPTYALGNIYSGQLLIILEKTMPNWRDQIAKGNFHDVKKWLTENVHYYGNLYDPTALIKKITGEQINVKPYFEYLNKKYSRIYEY
- a CDS encoding ATP/GTP-binding protein encodes the protein MFVVFVIGTAGSGKSLLTSAFSEWLNMAKQDVATINLDPGVVALPYTPDLDIRDYVNIASLMEEYCLGPNGALILAADLIAEKMETLSRETEELNADLVLVDTPGQMELFAFRASGQYIAEELTKEPKAIVYLFDPVFSLSSINYVSNLFLSAAVYNRFLMPQVHVLSKSDLLPQEKVDSIVDWSSNPKMLEMNIEEKLKGTQRLLSRDIMHAIYRLGLRFPLIPVSAKTNDGMTNLNAMLERIFAGGDKFTH